The following coding sequences lie in one Prosthecobacter vanneervenii genomic window:
- a CDS encoding exopolysaccharide biosynthesis polyprenyl glycosylphosphotransferase, translating into MAGRADFSHMQDALSLRVRGWTPFFVLVDAIAVAGAYFVAFVCSQLLKPDMSIMAFAPPSKDGVLLALGIIGLLFHMLLRERDGQYMFQIISGHKLRVCAGQVLFMVLTLFVYLGLWRNYDVSRKMLLLFITMMGPALWLGKLLFMKFLRALGARLQPRLRILAVCDEASETATRQWFANKAMLGIHLCDVLAVENDARHESFLEHQLEQALNQGRPNLLIWRLPTDAARTEKIRLIAESHGTHLAVDLEPIVGEMGTVQLTEYLPMKLVSLHKHPLVSPAHRFLKRVLDISISLPVVVLVLPFLCVGVWILHRIYSPGPLFFKQSRSGADGQMFKIFKFRTMTVNHGRESVQARANDSRIFTGGGLMRKLSIDEMPQFLNVLLGDMSVVGPRPHMAEHDVLFAMECSQYALRHTVKPGVTGLAQVRGHRGPVDDASEIKHRVTSDIEYCQNWSFYLDLAIIARTFLHVFSFHAKSC; encoded by the coding sequence ATGGCTGGTAGGGCGGATTTTTCCCATATGCAAGACGCCCTTAGCCTCAGAGTTCGCGGATGGACCCCATTTTTTGTGCTGGTGGACGCAATCGCCGTTGCCGGTGCCTACTTTGTAGCGTTCGTCTGTTCCCAGTTGCTGAAACCGGACATGTCCATCATGGCTTTTGCGCCGCCTTCCAAAGATGGGGTGCTTCTGGCGCTGGGAATCATCGGTTTGCTCTTCCACATGTTGCTCCGTGAGCGTGATGGTCAGTACATGTTCCAGATCATCAGCGGTCATAAGCTCAGGGTGTGCGCCGGTCAGGTGCTTTTCATGGTGCTGACGCTTTTCGTCTATCTTGGCCTGTGGCGGAACTACGATGTCTCCCGCAAAATGCTGCTGCTCTTCATCACCATGATGGGGCCTGCTCTCTGGCTTGGGAAACTCCTTTTCATGAAGTTTCTGCGCGCTTTGGGAGCCCGGCTGCAGCCACGCCTGCGCATTCTGGCTGTATGTGACGAAGCCAGTGAAACAGCCACGCGCCAGTGGTTTGCCAACAAGGCGATGCTCGGCATCCACCTCTGCGACGTGCTGGCGGTGGAAAATGATGCCCGCCATGAATCTTTCCTGGAGCACCAGCTTGAGCAGGCGCTCAACCAAGGGAGGCCCAACCTTTTGATCTGGCGGCTGCCCACCGATGCCGCACGCACGGAAAAGATCCGCCTCATCGCGGAATCCCATGGCACGCATCTGGCCGTGGATCTGGAGCCTATTGTGGGAGAAATGGGGACGGTGCAGCTCACGGAATATCTGCCGATGAAGCTGGTCAGCCTGCACAAGCACCCGCTGGTAAGCCCCGCACACCGTTTCCTCAAGCGTGTGCTGGACATCTCCATCAGCCTGCCGGTGGTGGTTTTGGTGCTGCCCTTCCTTTGCGTGGGCGTCTGGATTCTCCACCGCATCTATTCCCCCGGCCCGCTCTTCTTCAAGCAGTCCCGCTCAGGTGCGGACGGCCAGATGTTCAAGATCTTCAAGTTCCGCACGATGACAGTGAACCATGGCCGCGAAAGCGTGCAGGCACGTGCGAACGACTCGCGCATCTTTACCGGCGGCGGGCTGATGCGGAAGCTGAGCATCGACGAAATGCCGCAGTTTCTTAACGTTCTGCTGGGAGACATGTCTGTCGTAGGGCCACGCCCGCACATGGCGGAGCATGACGTGCTCTTTGCCATGGAGTGCAGCCAGTATGCCCTGCGCCATACGGTGAAACCCGGAGTGACGGGCCTGGCCCAGGTGCGTGGTCATCGCGGCCCGGTGGATGATGCCAGCGAGATCAAGCACCGCGTCACCTCCGACATCGAATACTGCCAGAACTGGTCCTTCTATCTGGATCTGGCCATCATCGCGCGCACCTTCCTGCATGTGTTCTCCTTCCACGCCAAGTCCTGCTAA
- a CDS encoding UDP-glucose 6-dehydrogenase encodes MRICCIGAGYVGGPTMAMIAAKCPHIRVDVVDLNATRIAAWNSDELPVYEPGLDDLVRSARGRNLFFSTEVKESIKAAEIIFVSVNTPTKTFGVGAHKAADLRFIESVARSIAEAADTPKIIVEKSTIPVRTAEAIQTILASSEKGLNHQVLSNPEFLAEGTAVADLNMPDRILIGGEQTEAGLAAVEKLVSVYANWVPRERILTTNLWSSELSKLVANAFLAQRISSINSISALCEKTGADVDEVARAIGSDSRIGPKFLKSSVGFGGSCFQKDVLNLVYLCGHFGLPEVAEYWNQVIAMNDWQKHRFFERVLRTLFNTVSGKRVAILGFAFKKDTNDTRESAAIYICKDLMEERAKIAIYDPKVEAEQICQDLEIESNHPGIEYSASAAEAAAGAHALLVLTEWDEFRKLDFEAIYKSMVKPAWIFDGRSLLDHAKLRQIGFKVYSIGKPLPPESL; translated from the coding sequence ATGAGAATTTGCTGCATTGGCGCCGGCTACGTCGGCGGACCCACCATGGCCATGATCGCCGCGAAGTGCCCGCACATCCGCGTGGATGTCGTGGACCTGAACGCCACCCGTATCGCTGCCTGGAACTCTGACGAACTGCCCGTCTATGAACCTGGTCTGGACGACCTCGTAAGGTCTGCACGCGGCAGGAACCTCTTCTTTTCCACTGAGGTGAAGGAGAGCATCAAAGCCGCTGAGATCATCTTCGTCAGTGTCAACACCCCCACCAAGACTTTCGGAGTCGGTGCCCACAAAGCGGCAGACCTCCGGTTTATCGAATCTGTGGCACGCAGCATCGCAGAAGCGGCGGACACGCCCAAGATCATCGTGGAAAAGAGCACCATCCCGGTGCGCACCGCCGAGGCCATCCAGACCATCCTGGCCTCCAGCGAGAAAGGACTGAACCATCAGGTGCTGTCCAATCCTGAGTTCCTTGCCGAAGGCACTGCTGTGGCAGACCTCAACATGCCTGACCGCATCCTCATTGGCGGAGAGCAGACGGAAGCCGGACTGGCCGCCGTGGAAAAACTCGTCAGCGTTTACGCCAACTGGGTTCCCCGTGAGCGCATCCTCACCACCAACCTGTGGTCCTCGGAGCTCTCCAAGCTCGTGGCCAATGCCTTCCTGGCCCAGCGCATCTCCTCCATCAACAGCATCTCCGCCCTCTGCGAAAAAACCGGCGCGGATGTGGACGAAGTGGCACGCGCCATCGGTTCGGACTCCCGCATCGGTCCCAAGTTCCTGAAGTCCTCTGTGGGCTTTGGCGGCTCCTGCTTCCAGAAAGACGTGCTCAACCTCGTCTATCTCTGCGGACATTTTGGCCTTCCTGAAGTCGCCGAATACTGGAACCAGGTGATCGCCATGAACGACTGGCAGAAGCACCGCTTCTTTGAGCGCGTCCTTCGCACCCTCTTCAACACTGTCAGCGGCAAGCGCGTCGCCATACTCGGCTTCGCCTTCAAGAAGGACACCAATGACACCCGTGAATCTGCAGCCATCTACATCTGCAAGGACCTCATGGAAGAGCGCGCCAAGATCGCCATCTACGACCCCAAGGTGGAAGCGGAGCAAATCTGCCAGGATCTGGAAATCGAAAGCAATCATCCTGGCATCGAGTACTCCGCCAGCGCAGCAGAAGCTGCCGCAGGAGCCCACGCGCTGCTCGTGCTCACTGAGTGGGATGAATTCCGCAAGCTCGACTTTGAGGCCATTTACAAGTCCATGGTGAAGCCCGCCTGGATTTTCGACGGCCGCAGCCTGCTGGACCACGCGAAGCTGCGTCAGATCGGCTTCAAGGTTTACAGCATCGGCAAGCCCCTGCCGCCAGAAAGCCTGTAG
- a CDS encoding lipopolysaccharide biosynthesis protein: protein MSAQQLRTPFRTGVRRALGVVLSFASLNMLGRLLQMAAAFIVVRSMAKTDYAWYSLANNLVGALSMFTITGISTGLMPLAGEAAHDPVKLGGILASAGRFRAALLFFGAIVGLPVFVNLLLHSQCSLLQTSLLVLAALVSVMVNIAGQIIATPLNLARRYNIPQWESIMNSTLRLVLVAAFVFAGLADAVTVMIITVLSPLPTMFGWMLPKSRAHVAYGQEAVPATTQRLRKHFIVGLPTSLTYLFEAQIASFIIGYIGSLDKVADLGAISRVALILQVPIAVVTGVLLPRMSAEQDGRRLFRMWVQSSGLALVFGAFILLCGWLSKTYLLMLLGPEYAGLEGELVNFLAFQVFAFFVTVVQTPIQSKGWVRHSWVRPVFVFGSQALAASLLDLSTVHGAIGLMWAGSIGNMLLNCFLLFNGWRGRASL, encoded by the coding sequence GTGTCTGCTCAGCAGCTGCGCACGCCCTTTCGAACGGGCGTGCGCCGCGCGCTCGGTGTGGTGCTTTCCTTTGCATCACTCAACATGCTCGGCCGCCTGCTCCAGATGGCCGCCGCCTTCATCGTGGTACGCTCCATGGCCAAGACGGATTACGCTTGGTATTCGCTCGCCAACAATCTGGTTGGCGCGCTCAGCATGTTCACCATCACGGGCATCAGCACCGGCCTCATGCCCCTGGCGGGCGAGGCTGCACATGACCCCGTCAAACTCGGTGGCATTCTGGCTTCTGCCGGGCGCTTCCGTGCCGCACTGCTCTTCTTCGGCGCGATCGTAGGCCTGCCGGTCTTCGTGAATCTGCTTCTCCACAGCCAATGCTCACTGCTGCAGACTTCCCTGCTCGTGCTGGCGGCCCTCGTTTCGGTCATGGTCAACATCGCAGGCCAGATCATAGCCACACCCCTCAATCTGGCGCGCCGTTATAACATCCCCCAGTGGGAGTCCATCATGAATTCAACGCTGCGGCTGGTGCTTGTGGCGGCGTTTGTTTTCGCGGGTTTGGCAGATGCTGTCACCGTCATGATCATCACGGTGCTGTCTCCGCTGCCGACCATGTTTGGGTGGATGCTTCCAAAATCACGTGCGCATGTCGCCTATGGTCAGGAGGCTGTTCCGGCCACCACCCAGCGGCTGAGAAAACACTTCATTGTGGGGCTCCCCACCAGCCTGACCTACCTGTTCGAAGCACAGATCGCCTCCTTCATCATCGGATACATCGGCAGCCTGGATAAAGTGGCCGATCTCGGCGCCATCAGCAGGGTGGCGCTCATCCTGCAGGTGCCCATCGCCGTCGTCACCGGCGTTCTGCTGCCACGCATGTCCGCTGAGCAGGACGGGCGTCGGCTCTTCCGCATGTGGGTGCAAAGCAGCGGCCTGGCCCTCGTCTTCGGCGCGTTCATTTTGCTCTGCGGCTGGCTCAGCAAGACTTACTTGCTCATGCTCCTCGGCCCTGAGTACGCGGGGCTTGAGGGAGAACTGGTCAATTTCCTCGCCTTCCAGGTGTTCGCCTTTTTCGTCACCGTCGTTCAGACTCCGATTCAGTCCAAAGGCTGGGTGCGCCATTCATGGGTCAGGCCGGTGTTTGTGTTCGGCAGCCAGGCGCTTGCTGCCAGCTTGCTTGATCTCTCCACGGTCCATGGTGCCATCGGGCTCATGTGGGCCGGCTCCATCGGCAACATGCTGCTCAATTGTTTCCTGCTTTTCAATGGCTGGCGTGGTCGCGCCAGCCTCTAA
- a CDS encoding UDP-glucuronic acid decarboxylase family protein, whose product MKKRILITGGAGFLGSHLCERLLAEENEVICADNLFTGRKQNIAHLMSNPNFEFIRHDITDPIHVEVDQIYNLACPASPPHYQHNAIKTIKTSVMGAINVLGLARRLQARVFQASTSEIYGDPEVHPQPETYWGHVNTIGPRSCYDEGKRVAETLFFDYHRQNGVDIRVVRIFNTYGPRMLPDDGRVVSNFIVQALKGNDITIYGDGTQTRSFCFVDDLISGFIKLMETDNFTGPVNIGNPGEFTILELAELVLAKVGGKSKIVFRPLPADDPKQRQPDITLAKTRLGWEPKIPLSEGLDRTIAYFAQLLAGPEAKQPRPMKAPLKKVTFN is encoded by the coding sequence ATGAAAAAACGTATCCTCATTACAGGCGGAGCCGGCTTCCTCGGATCCCACCTCTGCGAACGTCTGCTGGCAGAAGAAAACGAAGTCATCTGCGCGGACAACCTCTTCACGGGCCGCAAGCAGAACATCGCCCACCTGATGAGCAATCCCAATTTCGAGTTCATCCGTCACGATATCACCGACCCCATCCATGTGGAAGTCGATCAGATTTACAACCTCGCCTGCCCAGCCTCGCCTCCGCATTATCAGCACAACGCCATCAAGACCATCAAGACCTCGGTCATGGGGGCCATCAATGTGCTGGGTCTGGCCCGCCGCCTGCAGGCCCGCGTCTTCCAGGCATCCACCTCTGAGATCTATGGTGACCCTGAAGTGCATCCGCAACCCGAGACCTACTGGGGTCACGTGAACACCATCGGCCCACGCTCCTGCTATGACGAGGGCAAGCGCGTGGCTGAGACACTCTTTTTTGATTACCACCGCCAAAACGGCGTGGACATCCGCGTGGTGCGCATCTTCAACACCTACGGTCCACGCATGCTGCCGGACGACGGCCGCGTCGTCTCCAATTTCATCGTCCAAGCTCTGAAAGGCAACGACATCACCATTTACGGGGACGGCACTCAGACACGCAGCTTTTGCTTCGTTGATGATCTGATCAGCGGCTTCATCAAGCTCATGGAGACAGACAATTTCACCGGCCCGGTCAACATCGGCAACCCCGGCGAATTCACCATTCTGGAACTCGCCGAACTGGTGCTCGCCAAGGTCGGCGGCAAATCGAAAATCGTCTTCCGCCCTCTGCCTGCAGATGACCCCAAGCAGCGCCAGCCAGACATCACCCTGGCCAAGACACGCCTCGGCTGGGAGCCAAAAATTCCGTTGTCTGAAGGTCTGGACCGCACCATCGCTTACTTTGCCCAGCTACTCGCCGGACCCGAGGCCAAACAGCCCCGCCCGATGAAAGCTCCGCTCAAGAAAGTGACCTTTAACTAA
- a CDS encoding O-antigen ligase family protein codes for MNFHKNPLLLEELHLLWVQMSLRLVLVSLRIPKVDQGVSVVAGCGITNLTHIFRYISLTLLVICICLLPGSNPKLPGSTQMLIIWLTCSAFCCWVVGRLSEWRGPRTHEKAVWALAVLISVFGWLVTAFPSAMVERMTGAVLGLDRSPWLAFGTVDQAASVQGMISVTNALMLLLMALDFGLERSCRVAIALAVSTAGFITAAAGLCIHSSADLVALWKVPHVPSSVFGLFWYHGNTASFLNLSWPVGVWLCLKLLRNGLRSFKQQIMLSLLLVAVMVQIIGVCVNVSKMGHLLLVLELLLLVGGGLFAWKPDMSMLPFGRWRFATLIGIGAGLLVAGAWLSGAAEGLERWNVFAQRRFDDPARRHSTLMALKIGLDYGATGTGPGTFEWVSKHYTALDPVLKGGHWRHAHNDYAEFFAEWGWPGAAFFILLLLFPFRRWIRALRQVFAPTPRKSEMSFHRRTGLICLSAGVISILVHSLVDFPLQIDAIRHLFAVVMGLVLALTSSSASRSASSGSGSRPLHPELVPWR; via the coding sequence TTGAACTTCCATAAGAATCCGCTTCTGTTAGAAGAACTCCACTTGCTGTGGGTTCAGATGTCGCTAAGGCTTGTCTTAGTTTCCTTACGAATCCCTAAGGTTGACCAAGGGGTGTCTGTGGTAGCAGGATGCGGTATAACCAACCTGACTCATATTTTTCGTTACATTTCACTCACCTTGCTGGTGATCTGTATTTGTTTGCTGCCCGGCTCCAACCCCAAACTGCCTGGTTCCACACAGATGCTGATTATCTGGCTGACCTGCTCTGCTTTTTGTTGCTGGGTTGTGGGTCGCCTGTCTGAATGGAGAGGGCCTAGGACGCATGAAAAGGCTGTCTGGGCGCTCGCGGTGTTGATAAGTGTCTTCGGGTGGCTGGTCACGGCTTTTCCAAGTGCGATGGTGGAGCGTATGACAGGGGCGGTTTTAGGGCTGGACCGCAGCCCATGGCTTGCTTTTGGCACTGTGGATCAAGCCGCCTCGGTGCAGGGAATGATCTCTGTTACTAATGCGTTGATGCTGCTGCTCATGGCGCTGGATTTCGGATTGGAGCGTTCGTGCCGGGTGGCCATAGCTCTGGCGGTGTCTACGGCGGGCTTCATCACAGCAGCTGCCGGGTTGTGCATTCATTCTTCCGCTGATCTGGTGGCGCTGTGGAAGGTACCGCATGTGCCGAGTTCTGTTTTTGGCCTCTTCTGGTATCACGGTAACACGGCGTCTTTTCTCAATCTGAGCTGGCCGGTGGGTGTGTGGCTGTGCCTGAAACTCCTGCGCAATGGGCTGCGTAGCTTCAAGCAGCAAATTATGCTCTCTCTGCTGTTGGTGGCCGTCATGGTGCAGATCATCGGGGTATGTGTGAATGTTTCCAAAATGGGGCATCTGCTGCTGGTGCTTGAGCTTTTGCTGCTTGTTGGCGGAGGTCTTTTTGCGTGGAAGCCCGACATGAGCATGCTGCCTTTTGGACGCTGGCGTTTCGCAACTCTCATCGGGATTGGTGCCGGGCTGCTGGTGGCCGGAGCATGGCTTAGTGGTGCAGCTGAGGGCTTGGAGCGGTGGAATGTGTTTGCCCAGCGCCGCTTTGATGACCCCGCGCGCAGGCACTCGACTCTGATGGCATTGAAAATAGGGCTGGACTACGGAGCTACAGGCACCGGGCCGGGTACTTTTGAATGGGTGTCGAAACACTACACGGCGCTGGATCCCGTGCTGAAAGGCGGGCACTGGCGGCACGCGCACAACGACTATGCGGAGTTTTTTGCTGAATGGGGCTGGCCTGGCGCTGCCTTCTTCATCTTGCTGCTTTTGTTTCCCTTCAGACGCTGGATCAGAGCGTTGCGGCAGGTTTTTGCTCCAACGCCCAGAAAAAGTGAAATGTCTTTCCATCGCCGGACAGGGCTGATATGCCTCTCTGCGGGGGTGATTTCCATCTTAGTCCATTCCTTGGTGGACTTTCCACTGCAGATTGATGCCATCAGGCACCTGTTTGCCGTTGTGATGGGATTAGTCCTGGCGCTAACGAGTTCATCGGCTTCCCGCTCTGCATCATCAGGCAGCGGGTCCAGGCCGCTTCATCCGGAGTTGGTCCCTTGGCGCTAG